The Solenopsis invicta isolate M01_SB chromosome 1, UNIL_Sinv_3.0, whole genome shotgun sequence DNA segment AATAAGGCTCATCCTAATTGCGTCTTTCATCATTCTCAACCACAAATGGTTTGCGGTACTGCCAAATTGAATCGACATTTGTCTAGCATCTGTCAGTCAGAGCTAGCTGCTACACTGGGTTCCGGCAGCCAAATAACTAGATCTGAACCAGCGACGCGTTCCAATTCAATAGACTGCGAAAACGATATCCCGAAGCTGTCAGTAGCTAATAAAATCAGCCACGACGTGGAGTCGGCTAGATTGCGTCTAGATCTCATGGTGCCAAACGGTGAGTAAAAAGATATGATTggagaaaataatattgaatcaaTAGTAACAGTTTTCATAGCAAATGTGAAAACGAAGTAAATAATGTCATTTGTAAATGAACTATTTCTAAatagactttaaaatattaaaacgataACAATAGCTTCTCTCTGcagcaaataatttaattttaagtgtaaaaatggaaaatttgtttgatattattatgaacctatcttatttaatttatataattaaaaaatagcaagATTACgaaagaaataacaataatatattgtttcagTACTCTTAGacagtaataaaattatgtcgAAGCATTTACTATCTCGACGACAATCGTCTCCGAGTTCATCCACTagtatgaatttaataaatgacaATAGCAAGATATTTGAGTTTGAACAATTATTTGAAGGCATTCAGTTGTCACCGAGCTCACAGAAAAATGCTTGTGGTTCATCAAGGTAAGATTCAGATGTTAAccataaaataattagaataaagaCAAagcacaatataaataaatcttgaaAAGAATATATCTTTGCATTTATTGTCTAAcagttttaattgatttaattatattttatatttgatgcATAGGAAAAACGGTTTGTCCGAGACAAAGAATAATACTTGCAGTGCCAGTGGAAGTTCCGTTGCAGTCTCATTGGCGCAAGAGAATACATCATCACCTACAAGCACTGCTATAACAGTGAACGCTATCCCTAGTCCTAATAGTTACAGCTGGTCACCGGCATTGTATACACacggtaaaataaaaattatattttatataaaatttacatatataatttttatttaatataatttaaaatatttaaatatattaaaattaaagatataaataagtgtttataatttaatatgttaagtaaaaattatttaattaactttaatacatttaaataaatataaatatatttaaatatcttaaaattctttattttttatctttattctttaaaatcttgGTTTTATGCTTTTCTATATTAAAGcatatttgttttatcttaCAGGTCAGAAAGCTGTTTTAGATATAGCTGTACAAGGTTCTTCAAATAATACTCTTAGTAAGACTATTGATAAGTAAGTAAATTGCTAAAATTGTAACTTTAACAGTCTTTCAAAGATATGGTGCATACGTTTtgttattgtacatatataagttataaaattacattctttttatttattcatttgtacAGGTCCACAGAGGAAGCTGCCAGTTTgccgtaataatttattataactataGCAGAATGTTCTGTGATTTCCATTTcatcaaaatgttaattataatcgCGAAgtcgagagagaaaagaagaattCTGTCAAATAGGATCTTGGGATGAAACGCATTTACATTGTACATTTGACTCTTCTCGTTTCTCGAAAATCAACAAAATATCTCTAAGATCTGTGTTATGCATTATgtagtacaaaacatatataatagCTCTATTTTCAGCTGCAGTATGCGGAATTATTATCCGTAAAGTTGCATTCCAAGAAATGTGTAAACAGAGTTGAGCAaaacagtattttaaatataaaatacaaaatattgacaattagtatttgtattacaaaataCTGGCAATTTTTCgctttgaaatataaaacacaaGCTTGTGTTTTGAATCAAAAGATTGCTAgtattttgtaatttgaatactaattgttaatattttgtattttgtatttgaaatactttttgccTAGCCCTGTGTGTAGGCTAGATTcattagaatatattatttaatattatttatttctcacaTGTGTGAGTTATACGTCCAgagagtaaaataaataaaaattagtaataaattatagcctgatattttatattctgtattctCCCTCCCCACTGTAaaagtttttaacaaaatcttattcttgaatttaaatttaagtgaaaattaaaaattatttttttatgtaattaaaaactGGAAAGATAAAGTCAGATTTTACAACATTACGTGCAGTAATTTTCCTTTATTGAATTAATCTTTTGGTACACAGTctatcctttttcttttttgaaaagagagagaaagtgtatgtatgtacatacagtaCATACAGGTGGTAGATGGAGATGGTAGAGTGCAGCTTCAGTAAACAGAATCAAAATGGCGACGCGTTGAAgtagtattaattattagattaaATGTTGTCAGtttcaaacaatttaaattgCTGACATCGCCGAATGTTAGCGCAGTTTGCGAAAAGATGCTTGCGGCTAATTGAGGATCGTAAAATCACATATGAGGTATGTTGTTTTGCGTCTTTTATTCATCCGCGATGAAATCCAAAATCGGAGTAACACCTGTGATGAATAGTGGAAATATCAACGTTTCGTGATCatgattaatttattgattcgaatttcaaagaagaaaaactgCATGGTTTGAaacttaaaaaagttatatcCTTTATATTTGATACGAGAACCAAGAATCTCTCAACAAATGAATCTCAGAGGTTAAGCGGACATTCATCGATTAATGTGACTATATTTTTAACATCcgttattttgttacaatttgaTGAGAAAACGAATAATTGACATTTTACTGTACAAGAACTGTACTGTACACTTCTGTTCTTGCAAAATCGCAGTCgcttattgttttttttttaattgtctacAAAttgatctctctctttctctctctctctctctctttcttaaactctcattgttttcaaaaaaaaggataatattCTAAATACAATGCGAATCAATATAACAGAAGCTGCAGAAACATGTTTTATGCATTAGTGTAACATTTTACTATGATATAATTAAATCCTCGTCACTCCAAATGcatatattatactataatattagttattaaatctgttttatttaatactattattaattgtaataatttataaattgtttccCTTATTTAGGTTGACTACGCAAAATATGGGCACAGtgataatttgcaattaaatattgacCTGCCACTTCAAACTGACAACACAATGGACAACCTGTCAGATTCATTCCGAGGGGAGCTGGATTCCGTGACCTCAACGGATTCTCTCCAACTGATCACCGACGAATTTCATCTGCGTCATTTGTCCACGCCCGATGTCTCGAACATCGAGCTGTCCAAGCGAGTGGCTCTGTTGGAATTGGAGAACGAGCGACTGCGGGTTGACTTGGAGAACACGCGGATCGATCTGAACGCCCGGATCGCCGCGAATCAAGGTCTCAAGGGCAAGATAACCGAGCTGTTCGTGGAGATGCAGACGGTGCTGCAGGATAAGCAGAAACTGCAAAATACTCTAACCGACACCAATAATCGGTTGTCTGCCGCGGACACCTCCGCGAAGTGGTATCAGTCACAGGTTCACATCCTGATGGCTAGCAAGAAGAGTCTGCAGGTAGAGATAGACACATACCAGAATATACTAAAGCAACGCCAACACGCGATAGCGGATATAAATGCCAATTACAAGAAACTGAGCATCGAGTACACCGAGCTCGCGCAGCAGTATCAAAAGGAGAAGCAAGAAATGCAGGATGCGATGAAGGATTTACAATCGCACATTCAATCTATCAGCACGGTACAGGATGCGTTAGACGGAAACTCGACTAGCAGTCCGGCAGACGTGTCCATGATGTTGGAAGCAACCGAGGACGAATTGCGAAACGCTAAGACCGAGCTGAAAACGCTGGAGCAACGTTTGTTGAGCAACGAGATGGCCAGAATGTCAATGGAGAATATGCTAAGCAAGCAACGCATCCTGATCTCGTCTATGGAGGAGAACATGCAAAAGTCCGAAACGGAGAAAAACGAGACCGCCGACCTGTTACGAAAAACGCAGTTTAAGATGGAGAAGCTGAGGTCCGAGAATGAGACGCTGCAGACCTCGTTATTAGCATCCAAACAGGAGCAAAGTCAAGTGGAAGATGCAATATCTCATCTGAGACTGCAGTTGACTAAAATGATCGCGCAGTACAAACTGTTGAAATCCAAAAACGCGGAATACGAGGAGAAATTGAGTGCCATGCAGGATCTCGTGAATGAGAATAAACGTTTGAAGACTTTATCGTACAAAGCGAACAGTGCTCTGCTTAAAAAACTTAGAGAGGAGAAGgctaaaataaagaatttggaACGGAAAGTCTACTGCAAGCAGACGAATGATCATCTTGACAAAatggtatattaatatttttgtgccacttaataaaattactgtATTCTCCTTAGAAATTTATGCAATGATAATATATACCATCAAATCATAAGTGTCAAAATTATAAGATACtactataatttttctatttttcagaaaaacatTAAATCAGAACATTCTTTGCGAGAATACCTGAAACAAGTTCTGTTCAAAAACAAGGTAATTTCtgatactataaatattataaataaattatatttatttaattaagaacAATATTGTTAATAAGAGTCAAAGTATTTTTTGTCATGTATACATGATAAAAAACTAAACtgctatgaaaaaaaattttatacatatagttttatcaagaaatatatattcatcTTCATTTATTGagacaaaaaaatatcagatagaaaataatatctttaaaccaaaaattagaatttttttaatactattatcaaaACATTATATTGTGTTGTTTAAATcacttataatattaaaattttaaaaattatatctttctattttaatattataatatatattatataaagtatgtattttgctaaaatttaagattattaaactttttaaaagatGCTGACGATAAATTTGTTTTACTGATAGAAcgcaatattttacatacatacacaaagtaattttgattatacaaaattataaatcctTTTTTACAATTGAAATAGAAATTGGAGTTGCAGAGAAGTaggttcttttttttctgtgtaggaTTTACAAGATCAACTAAAATCGATAACTAGAATAGCCGACGAAAGTATTGATGAGGGATACGGTGACAGCAACAGTATTAATACTTCCACGATTTCACTGGACATACCATCACCGCCTCCCGTAAATTTAGTATTACTGAACAATGCTGTCGATGTTCTCGCGAGGAGTAAAGATTTTGGTTCGTCGATGCAAGAGGAGCTAAACATACTTCGATCAAAGATGGAAACGCTTCGAAATCAATGCAACATGTTGAACCAGCAAAAAGATAATTCCAATGTTAATGACATGACTCCTCCAAGAAATTCTATATAATTCAAAAGGCTTATTTCTTGTTCGAAAACATGCGAATAGAATGTAGCCTTAGTGAATAAtcatacattaattttacacgatatatttatatatatcgtatatttaattgaatttaattttaggATTATATATATGTGGCAAATTAAATAATAGGTATTACTATGTGCTAAACAGATGTTTAGATAATAGGTCCAATGATAGTATTCATTGAAGTATGTAAGAGAAGGTTGTaaaatgacattaatatttatttgttattttttggacatattatatataactgttatttatcatatatatttattcccACTTTTGTATTCGACATACTctgttataatattgaaattggtTAAAAAATGCGACTAGGTAATGGAAGAAATCTATctacattattttgcaaatgaGTATAAATGTAAATGGTAATACTTATCGTAATCACAAATCTGCGTAAAAGTGCCGCGCACACAATATAGttgtgtattatataatataatgcttATTATTCTATTCTAATATATGAAACGTGGCTGTAATACAAATGTCAGTATTGCGAAATATGACGTGGAGTATTTATGTTATCGTTAtcaaagagaaattttaaagagaCATTATAATTTTCGGAAAGAAACTTCTGTGAAGATGTACGCGACCTGTacgaatattttcttattaaaaaatgaaatatgcagAATAAATAAGATGTGTGAGACAATACGTTGTCTTATCTATGTACTTATACTTAACAAATGGAGAGAagaatactataaatattcttttgcaTTTCGCAACAGCATTTAAAGAAGCGCAATACAGTTGCTG contains these protein-coding regions:
- the LOC105194799 gene encoding putative protein tag-278 isoform X1, giving the protein MLAQFAKRCLRLIEDRKITYEVDYAKYGHSDNLQLNIDLPLQTDNTMDNLSDSFRGELDSVTSTDSLQLITDEFHLRHLSTPDVSNIELSKRVALLELENERLRVDLENTRIDLNARIAANQGLKGKITELFVEMQTVLQDKQKLQNTLTDTNNRLSAADTSAKWYQSQVHILMASKKSLQVEIDTYQNILKQRQHAIADINANYKKLSIEYTELAQQYQKEKQEMQDAMKDLQSHIQSISTVQDALDGNSTSSPADVSMMLEATEDELRNAKTELKTLEQRLLSNEMARMSMENMLSKQRILISSMEENMQKSETEKNETADLLRKTQFKMEKLRSENETLQTSLLASKQEQSQVEDAISHLRLQLTKMIAQYKLLKSKNAEYEEKLSAMQDLVNENKRLKTLSYKANSALLKKLREEKAKIKNLERKVYCKQTNDHLDKMKNIKSEHSLREYLKQVLFKNKDLQDQLKSITRIADESIDEGYGDSNSINTSTISLDIPSPPPVNLVLLNNAVDVLARSKDFGSSMQEELNILRSKMETLRNQCNMLNQQKDNSNVNDMTPPRNSI
- the LOC105194799 gene encoding putative protein tag-278 isoform X2, translating into MDNLSDSFRGELDSVTSTDSLQLITDEFHLRHLSTPDVSNIELSKRVALLELENERLRVDLENTRIDLNARIAANQGLKGKITELFVEMQTVLQDKQKLQNTLTDTNNRLSAADTSAKWYQSQVHILMASKKSLQVEIDTYQNILKQRQHAIADINANYKKLSIEYTELAQQYQKEKQEMQDAMKDLQSHIQSISTVQDALDGNSTSSPADVSMMLEATEDELRNAKTELKTLEQRLLSNEMARMSMENMLSKQRILISSMEENMQKSETEKNETADLLRKTQFKMEKLRSENETLQTSLLASKQEQSQVEDAISHLRLQLTKMIAQYKLLKSKNAEYEEKLSAMQDLVNENKRLKTLSYKANSALLKKLREEKAKIKNLERKVYCKQTNDHLDKMKNIKSEHSLREYLKQVLFKNKDLQDQLKSITRIADESIDEGYGDSNSINTSTISLDIPSPPPVNLVLLNNAVDVLARSKDFGSSMQEELNILRSKMETLRNQCNMLNQQKDNSNVNDMTPPRNSI